The Macrobrachium rosenbergii isolate ZJJX-2024 chromosome 8, ASM4041242v1, whole genome shotgun sequence genome includes a region encoding these proteins:
- the LOC136841195 gene encoding uncharacterized protein has translation MANSWENYNQSHSTSQQSIVLPGYLSGSPRLKNGLPGKPMCTHYKKPGHTESNCSNKLGTSKQRPPNNQNSSSSTSTQSSPLTVTIVEPQVTTPWGTLPHRLGVVSGIRPEVEFLPGQDFVWGSPSPTPLHSPASSTMEASTVESPTKSTATLTGVPPKKELPFACRST, from the exons ATGGCCAATTCCTGGGAAAACtacaaccagtctcacagcacgtCTCAACAGAGCATAGTGctacccgggtacctctcaggctcgcctcgcctgaagaatggactaCCTGGCAAGCCCATGTGCACCCACTATAAGAAGCCGGGGCATACCGAATCCAATTGCAGCAATAAGTTGGGTACCAGCAAGCAGCGTCCTCCCAATAATCAGAATTCCTCTTCATCCACTtccactcaatcttctccactAACGGTCACCATAG TCGAGccccaggtcacgacaccttggggcacactacctcaccgccttggagtagtgagtggaatcaggcccGAAGTGGAATTCCTGCCGGGTCAGGACTTcgtctggggaagcccttccccaacaccactccaTAGCCCCGCTTCCTCCACAATGGAGGCATCGACTGTAGAATCGCCAACCAAGAGCACAGCCACATTGACTGGAGTGCCACCAAAAAAAGAATTACCTTTCGCCTGCCGAAGTACTTGA